A single Pseudomonas sp. MM223 DNA region contains:
- the dgt gene encoding Deoxyguanosinetriphosphate triphosphohydrolase (*Name dgt), with the protein MDWHTLLTRERLGKALYSADELGRSPFHKDHDRIIFSGAFRRLGRKTQVHPVSSNDHIHTRLTHSLEVSCVGRSLGMRVGETLRDNLPDWCAPSDLGMIVQSACLAHDIGNPPFGHSGEDAIRHWFQQAAGRGWLDDMSDDERADFLNFEGNAQGFRVLTQLEYHQFDGGTRLTYATLGTYLKYPWSARHADALGYKKHKFGSYQSELPLLEQIARKLGMPQLEEQRWARHPLVYLMEAADDICYALIDLEDGLEMELLEYAEVEALLLDLVGEDLPETYRQLGPRDSRRRKLAILRGKAIEHLTNAAAHAFVEQQQALLAGHLAGDLVEHMHGPAKRCVLQAKDMARNKIFQDKRKTLHEIGAYTTLEILLNTFCGAALEQHGGRTPSFKSRRVLDLIGNNAPDPHASLHSAFLRMIDFIAGMTDSYASEMAREMTGRSSPT; encoded by the coding sequence TTGGACTGGCACACCCTGCTCACCCGCGAACGCCTGGGCAAAGCCCTTTACAGCGCCGATGAACTCGGGCGCAGCCCCTTCCACAAAGACCATGACCGCATCATCTTCTCCGGCGCCTTCCGCCGCCTCGGGCGCAAGACCCAGGTGCACCCGGTTTCCAGCAACGACCATATCCACACGCGGCTGACCCACTCGCTGGAAGTCAGCTGTGTCGGGCGCTCGCTGGGCATGCGCGTCGGCGAAACCCTGCGCGACAACCTGCCCGACTGGTGCGCACCCAGCGACCTGGGGATGATCGTGCAATCAGCCTGCCTGGCCCACGACATCGGCAACCCGCCATTCGGCCACTCCGGCGAGGACGCCATCCGCCACTGGTTCCAGCAGGCCGCCGGGCGTGGCTGGCTGGATGACATGAGCGACGACGAGCGGGCCGACTTCCTGAATTTCGAGGGCAACGCCCAGGGCTTTCGCGTACTCACCCAGCTGGAGTATCACCAGTTCGACGGCGGCACCCGGCTAACCTATGCCACCCTCGGCACTTACCTCAAATACCCCTGGAGCGCGCGCCACGCCGACGCCTTGGGCTACAAGAAGCACAAGTTCGGCAGCTACCAGAGCGAACTGCCTCTGCTCGAACAGATCGCCCGCAAGCTCGGCATGCCGCAACTGGAAGAGCAGCGCTGGGCGCGCCATCCGCTGGTGTACCTGATGGAGGCCGCCGATGACATCTGCTACGCGCTGATCGACCTGGAAGACGGCCTGGAAATGGAGTTGCTGGAATACGCCGAGGTCGAAGCACTGCTGCTTGACCTGGTCGGCGAGGACCTGCCAGAAACCTACCGCCAGCTCGGCCCACGCGATTCCCGTCGGCGCAAGTTGGCGATTCTGCGCGGCAAGGCTATCGAGCACCTGACCAACGCCGCTGCCCACGCGTTCGTCGAGCAGCAACAGGCATTGCTCGCCGGGCACCTGGCGGGCGACCTGGTCGAGCACATGCACGGCCCGGCCAAGCGCTGCGTGCTGCAGGCCAAGGACATGGCACGCAACAAGATCTTCCAGGACAAGCGCAAGACCCTGCACGAAATCGGCGCCTACACCACCCTGGAGATTCTGCTCAACACCTTTTGCGGCGCAGCGCTCGAACAGCACGGCGGGCGTACCCCCTCGTTCAAGAGCCGCCGGGTACTGGACCTGATCGGCAATAACGCCCCGGACCCACACGCCTCGCTGCACAGCGCGTTCCTGCGCATGATCGACTTCATCGCCGGGATGACCGACAGCTATGCCAGCGAAATGGCCCGTGAAATGACCGGGCGCTCCAGCCCCACCTGA
- the aer_2 gene encoding Aerotaxis receptor (*Name aer_2), protein MRNNQPITQRERTFPAQQRLISTTNAKGVITYCNDAFIEISGFTREELTGAPHNLVRHPDVPPAVFAHMWQTLKQGQPWMGIVKNRCKSGDHYWVNAYVTPIYDNNQVVGFESVRVKPTAEQIRRAEALYQRINQGKPAVPRRDKWLPVLQDWLPFILISQVGFLIGNWLGHSWGFALAAGLSVPLGLLGLSWQQRGLKRLLRLAEQTTSDPLIAQMFTDSRGVQARLEMAMLSQDARMKTCLTRLQDSAEHLSDQARQSDALAHKSSSGLERQRVETEQVAAAVNQMAATTQEVANHVQRTADATQEANRLTSQGRQIAGETREAIERLSAAVGETGQTVTQLAKDSDEIGGVVDVIKGIADQTNLLALNAAIEAARAGEMGRGFAVVADEVRQLAQRTAESTGQIHGLIAKLQQTANNAVLTMETGHRQAQEGVDRVMQADEALVGISEAVANITDMATQIAAATEEQTAVADEISRNISTIAELADQTAEQAQHSALLSEELTSTAGSQYSLVERFNR, encoded by the coding sequence ATGCGTAACAACCAACCGATTACCCAGAGAGAACGGACTTTCCCTGCCCAGCAGCGGTTGATCTCCACCACCAACGCCAAGGGCGTGATTACCTACTGCAACGATGCTTTCATCGAAATCAGTGGTTTCACCCGTGAGGAGTTGACCGGCGCGCCGCACAACCTGGTACGTCACCCCGACGTGCCGCCTGCCGTGTTTGCCCACATGTGGCAAACCCTCAAGCAGGGCCAGCCGTGGATGGGCATCGTCAAGAACCGCTGCAAGTCCGGTGACCACTACTGGGTCAACGCCTACGTCACACCGATCTACGACAACAACCAGGTTGTCGGTTTCGAGTCGGTGCGGGTCAAACCCACCGCGGAGCAAATCCGCCGCGCCGAAGCCCTATACCAGCGCATCAACCAGGGCAAGCCGGCAGTACCTCGCAGGGACAAATGGCTGCCGGTGCTACAGGATTGGCTGCCGTTCATCCTGATCAGCCAGGTAGGCTTCCTGATCGGCAACTGGCTGGGCCATTCCTGGGGCTTTGCCCTGGCTGCCGGGCTTTCCGTGCCCTTGGGCCTGCTCGGCTTGAGCTGGCAGCAGCGCGGCCTCAAGCGCCTGTTACGCCTGGCCGAACAAACCACCTCCGACCCGCTGATCGCACAGATGTTTACCGACAGCCGCGGCGTACAGGCGCGCCTGGAAATGGCCATGCTCAGCCAGGATGCCCGCATGAAAACCTGCCTGACCCGCCTGCAGGACAGTGCCGAACACCTCAGCGACCAGGCGCGCCAGTCCGACGCACTGGCGCACAAGAGTTCCTCGGGGCTGGAGCGTCAGCGGGTAGAGACCGAGCAGGTCGCCGCCGCCGTCAACCAGATGGCCGCCACCACCCAGGAAGTGGCCAACCACGTACAGCGCACCGCCGACGCCACCCAGGAAGCCAACCGCCTGACCAGTCAGGGCCGGCAGATTGCCGGGGAAACCCGCGAGGCCATCGAGCGCCTGTCGGCAGCGGTGGGCGAAACCGGCCAGACGGTCACCCAACTGGCCAAGGACAGCGACGAGATTGGTGGCGTGGTCGATGTGATCAAGGGCATTGCCGACCAAACCAACCTGCTGGCACTGAACGCGGCCATCGAAGCGGCGCGTGCTGGTGAGATGGGCCGTGGTTTTGCCGTGGTGGCCGACGAGGTACGCCAGTTGGCCCAGCGCACTGCCGAGTCCACCGGGCAGATCCACGGCCTGATCGCCAAGCTGCAACAAACCGCCAACAACGCCGTGCTGACCATGGAAACCGGCCACCGCCAGGCGCAGGAAGGCGTCGATCGGGTGATGCAGGCTGACGAGGCGCTGGTGGGGATCAGCGAAGCGGTGGCCAACATCACCGACATGGCCACCCAGATTGCCGCAGCGACCGAGGAGCAAACTGCAGTGGCCGACGAGATCAGCCGCAACATCAGTACCATCGCCGAACTGGCCGACCAGACTGCCGAGCAGGCCCAGCACTCCGCGCTGCTCAGTGAAGAACTGACCAGCACGGCGGGGAGCCAGTATTCGTTGGTGGAGCGGTTCAACCGCTAA
- the bvgA_2 gene encoding Virulence factors putative positive transcription regulator BvgA (*Name bvgA_2), translated as MHSIFIVDDHPVIRLAVRMLLENQNYKIVGESDNGVDAMQMIREAAPDLVILDISIPKLDGLEVLSRFQAMALPLKVLVLTAQSPALFAVRCMHSGAAGYVCKQEDLSELLSAIKAVLAGYNYFPSQAIKHNQTADTDLQLFRQVNDRELMVLQLFAQGRSNKEIAKGMFLSSKTVSTYKKRLMHKLQVGTLVDLIEMAKRNALV; from the coding sequence ATGCATTCCATATTTATTGTCGACGACCATCCTGTCATCCGCCTGGCCGTCCGTATGTTGCTGGAAAACCAGAATTACAAGATTGTCGGCGAATCGGACAATGGCGTTGATGCCATGCAGATGATTCGTGAAGCGGCTCCCGACCTGGTCATCCTCGACATCAGCATCCCCAAGCTAGACGGGCTGGAGGTGCTTTCCCGCTTCCAGGCCATGGCCCTGCCATTGAAGGTACTGGTATTGACCGCACAGTCTCCCGCATTGTTTGCCGTGCGTTGCATGCATTCCGGCGCCGCAGGCTATGTGTGCAAGCAGGAAGACCTGAGCGAACTGCTCAGTGCAATCAAGGCGGTACTGGCCGGTTACAACTATTTCCCCAGCCAGGCAATAAAGCACAACCAGACAGCCGATACCGACTTGCAACTTTTCCGCCAGGTAAATGACCGTGAACTGATGGTGCTGCAACTCTTCGCCCAAGGCCGCAGCAACAAGGAAATTGCCAAAGGCATGTTCCTCAGCAGCAAGACAGTCAGCACCTACAAGAAGCGCCTCATGCACAAACTTCAGGTCGGTACGCTGGTTGACCTGATCGAAATGGCCAAACGCAACGCGCTGGTCTGA
- a CDS encoding IS66 family transposase ISPa82: MKFGADNLPDDPVLLKALILQLQEENALLRHKLFSPKSERSPEDADSPQLAMFNEVEELIEAAAAPSEAEAEAKEVVAPVKRRGKRKPLPANLPRMEVIHELPEHERTCACGSCKQVIGEETSEQLEIIPMQVRVIRHIRKTYACKACETAPVTADKPAQLIEKSLASPSVLAMLLTTKYADGIPLYRFEKMLSRHGVDIPRQTLARWVIQSGEQLQPLLNLMRDKLLDYPVLHCDETRLQVLHEPGRDPSAQSWMWVQSGGPPDKPVILFDYTASRAQEVPLRLLDGYRGYLMTDDYAGYNAVAARDGIERLGCWAHARRKFVEAQKVQPKGKTGRADVALSLINKLYGIERDLKDADHSERLDVRQQRSQPLIDQLKAWLDKTQPQVAGQTALGKAVNYLARNWSRLVRYIEGGHLPIDNNRAENAIRPFVIGRKNWLFSDTPKGATASAQIYSLIETAKANGQEPYAWLRHILERLPTASSVEDYEALLPWNSSPASASAS; this comes from the coding sequence ATGAAATTTGGCGCCGACAACCTTCCCGACGATCCCGTCCTGCTCAAGGCTCTGATTCTGCAGTTGCAGGAAGAGAACGCCTTGCTGCGCCACAAGCTGTTCTCGCCCAAGTCCGAGCGCAGCCCTGAAGACGCCGACTCGCCGCAGTTGGCCATGTTCAACGAGGTCGAAGAGCTGATCGAAGCGGCCGCTGCGCCAAGCGAAGCCGAAGCCGAAGCCAAAGAAGTCGTTGCGCCGGTCAAGCGCCGTGGCAAACGCAAGCCGCTGCCGGCCAACCTGCCGCGTATGGAGGTCATCCATGAGCTGCCCGAGCACGAGCGCACCTGCGCCTGCGGTTCCTGCAAGCAGGTGATCGGCGAGGAGACCAGCGAGCAGCTGGAGATCATCCCGATGCAGGTGCGGGTCATCCGCCACATCCGCAAGACCTATGCCTGCAAGGCCTGTGAAACCGCGCCGGTCACCGCCGATAAACCGGCACAACTGATCGAGAAGAGCCTGGCCAGCCCCAGCGTGCTGGCGATGCTGCTGACCACCAAGTACGCCGACGGCATTCCGCTGTACCGCTTCGAAAAGATGCTCAGCCGCCACGGCGTCGACATCCCACGGCAGACCCTGGCGCGTTGGGTGATCCAAAGTGGCGAGCAACTGCAACCGCTGCTCAACCTGATGCGCGACAAGCTGCTGGACTACCCCGTGCTGCACTGCGACGAAACGCGCTTGCAGGTGCTGCATGAACCGGGGCGCGACCCCTCGGCACAATCCTGGATGTGGGTGCAAAGCGGTGGGCCGCCGGACAAGCCGGTGATCCTTTTCGACTACACAGCCAGCCGCGCGCAGGAGGTGCCGCTACGCCTGCTCGATGGCTACCGCGGCTACCTGATGACCGACGACTACGCCGGCTACAACGCCGTGGCTGCACGCGACGGCATCGAACGCCTGGGCTGCTGGGCGCATGCGCGACGCAAGTTCGTCGAAGCCCAAAAGGTGCAGCCCAAGGGCAAGACTGGGCGTGCCGACGTGGCGCTGAGCCTGATCAACAAGCTCTACGGCATCGAGCGTGACCTGAAGGACGCTGACCATAGCGAACGCCTCGACGTCCGCCAGCAACGCAGCCAGCCCCTGATCGACCAACTCAAGGCCTGGCTGGACAAAACCCAGCCGCAGGTCGCTGGGCAGACGGCCCTGGGCAAGGCGGTAAACTACTTGGCCAGAAACTGGAGCAGGCTGGTGCGCTACATCGAAGGCGGGCATCTACCGATCGACAACAACCGCGCCGAGAACGCCATCCGTCCCTTCGTCATCGGCCGCAAGAACTGGCTGTTCAGCGACACGCCGAAAGGCGCTACCGCCAGCGCGCAGATCTACAGCCTGATCGAAACTGCCAAAGCCAACGGGCAAGAGCCTTACGCCTGGTTGCGCCACATCCTTGAACGCCTGCCGACTGCCAGTAGCGTCGAGGATTACGAAGCGCTGCTGCCGTGGAACAGCTCGCCAGCTTCTGCCTCTGCTTCCTGA
- the yqjD_2 gene encoding putative protein YqjD (*Name yqjD_2) codes for MASKSAKTAQEILMADFQALVRDTERLLADTANLAGDQADELREQIHDRLAQARETLQLTQDSVRDRGQAALGSAEQYVQENPWQAIGIAAGVGLLIGLLANRR; via the coding sequence ATGGCCAGCAAATCGGCAAAGACTGCACAAGAGATACTGATGGCTGACTTCCAGGCGTTGGTGCGCGACACCGAGAGGTTGCTGGCCGACACTGCCAACCTTGCCGGCGACCAGGCCGACGAATTGCGCGAGCAGATTCACGACCGCTTGGCCCAGGCTCGCGAAACGTTGCAACTGACCCAGGATTCGGTGCGCGATCGCGGCCAGGCCGCGCTGGGCAGCGCCGAGCAGTACGTGCAGGAAAACCCGTGGCAGGCGATCGGCATCGCGGCCGGCGTCGGCCTGTTGATCGGCCTGCTGGCCAACCGGCGCTAA
- the amtB_1 gene encoding Ammonia channel (*Name amtB_1): protein MENMHSAMDSLVHGSNTLFILMGAILVLAMHAGFAFLEVGTVRHKNQVNALSKILSDFAISALVYFFIGYWIAYGVNFFQPAAALAVDHGYSLVKCFFLLTFAAAIPAIISGGIAERARFVPQLCATALIVAFIYPFFEGVVWNGNLGLQAWLQARFGAPFHDFAGSVVVHAMGGWLALAAVLLLGARRGRYRDGRLVAFAPSSIPFLALGSWILIIGWFGFNVMSAQTLQGVSGLVAINSLMAMVGGTLSALLAGRNDPGFLHNGPLAGLVAICAGSDLMHPIGALATGLVAGALFVWTFTAAQNRWKIDDVLGVWPLHGLCGVWGGIACGVFGQTALGGMGGVSLVSQLLGSLMGVVVALAGGFAVYGAIRALHGLRLSHEQEFQGADLSLHRIGATSQD from the coding sequence ATGGAAAACATGCACAGCGCGATGGACTCTCTGGTCCATGGTTCCAACACCCTGTTCATTCTCATGGGCGCCATTCTGGTGCTGGCCATGCATGCCGGCTTCGCGTTCCTCGAAGTGGGCACGGTGCGTCACAAGAACCAGGTGAACGCCTTGTCGAAGATCCTCAGCGACTTTGCCATTTCGGCGCTGGTGTATTTCTTCATCGGTTACTGGATAGCCTATGGCGTCAATTTCTTCCAGCCGGCAGCGGCGCTGGCGGTCGACCATGGTTACTCGCTGGTCAAATGCTTCTTTCTGCTGACGTTCGCTGCGGCAATCCCGGCGATCATTTCCGGGGGCATTGCCGAGCGCGCGCGCTTCGTGCCGCAATTGTGTGCCACAGCGTTGATCGTGGCGTTTATCTACCCCTTCTTCGAGGGGGTTGTCTGGAATGGCAACCTGGGGCTGCAAGCCTGGTTGCAGGCCCGCTTTGGTGCGCCTTTCCACGACTTTGCAGGCTCGGTGGTGGTGCACGCCATGGGCGGCTGGCTGGCCTTGGCGGCGGTGTTGTTGCTGGGCGCGCGCCGTGGGCGCTACCGCGACGGCCGTTTGGTAGCGTTTGCACCGTCGAGCATTCCCTTCCTGGCGCTGGGCTCGTGGATTCTGATCATCGGCTGGTTCGGCTTCAACGTGATGAGTGCCCAGACGCTGCAGGGGGTCAGCGGCCTGGTTGCGATCAACTCGCTAATGGCCATGGTCGGTGGCACCCTGTCGGCCTTGCTGGCCGGGCGTAACGACCCGGGCTTTTTGCATAACGGGCCGCTGGCCGGCCTGGTGGCGATATGCGCCGGTTCCGACCTGATGCACCCGATTGGCGCACTTGCAACCGGCCTGGTGGCAGGTGCGTTGTTTGTCTGGACCTTCACCGCAGCGCAGAACCGCTGGAAGATCGACGACGTGCTGGGTGTGTGGCCATTGCATGGTCTGTGCGGCGTGTGGGGTGGCATTGCCTGCGGCGTATTTGGCCAGACAGCACTGGGCGGCATGGGTGGTGTCAGCCTGGTCAGCCAGCTGCTGGGCAGCCTGATGGGCGTGGTAGTGGCATTGGCCGGTGGCTTTGCCGTGTATGGCGCAATCCGCGCGCTGCATGGGCTGCGCTTGAGCCATGAACAGGAGTTCCAGGGCGCGGACTTGTCGCTGCACCGCATTGGCGCCACCAGCCAGGATTGA
- the mltF_5 gene encoding Membrane-bound lytic murein transglycosylase F (*Name mltF_5) — protein MARPVAHLLLALLLLSGVAQATYRETSSYTLLARSSAKPTQPTFTPDQRQWLEGRQELVLGTSAPDYPPFDITSGGRDYQGLTAEYASLIGTALQLPVRVLRFPSRQAAVEALRHGDIDLLGTANGYEAASDGLALSHPYAIDQPVLVTREDESRALDMNLTGMRLGMLYHYLPKQEVRSTYPMAELLAFGSSSQALNAVAFGQADVYIGDTISTHYLLNRGHLPRLRMANFGQHEAIGFGFAVRQQDTLLLALVNATLDSQTPALRASIFKRWSAGSDLLLTDRKLQLTDAEEHWLQDHPVMRVTIDDTAAPLSYFDGSGHFRGITADLLEFISLRTGLRFDVQRASGIADMIARLKDGRADVIAALATGGVPEDDLQVSRPYLESAFVLVGRKDDQALSTLEQLQGHRVAITRYSAMDAMLSRHYPKIGWVETESPFYSMALLNSGAVDAVITTLIDANHALASNPGLVIRTTVGSEPANFAMATSTPSQAMVSILDKALLSISPEDKGTLFSNKLTSSIFPGASPCPRHTLTSDGQPPSKAKKAATATTVRPPHYKRLQRLRASQWSKRSLTRVSVPSGVQTPGSANSKAFWTESKTARSSVAITSSLNPSTVSPARNSRTR, from the coding sequence ATGGCGCGCCCTGTCGCTCACCTGCTGCTCGCCCTGCTCCTGCTCAGCGGCGTAGCGCAGGCCACCTATCGCGAGACCTCGTCCTATACGCTACTGGCGCGTTCGTCGGCCAAGCCAACCCAACCCACGTTCACGCCGGATCAGCGTCAATGGCTCGAAGGCCGCCAGGAACTGGTACTTGGCACGTCGGCGCCAGACTACCCGCCGTTCGACATCACCAGTGGCGGCCGCGACTACCAGGGCCTCACCGCCGAGTACGCCAGCCTGATCGGCACGGCCCTGCAGTTACCCGTACGGGTGCTGCGCTTCCCCAGCCGGCAGGCGGCGGTGGAGGCGCTCAGGCATGGCGATATCGACCTGCTTGGCACCGCCAATGGCTACGAAGCAGCCAGCGACGGCCTGGCGCTGTCGCACCCGTATGCCATTGACCAACCGGTGCTGGTAACACGCGAAGACGAAAGCCGGGCGCTCGACATGAACCTGACTGGCATGCGCCTGGGCATGCTTTACCATTACCTGCCCAAACAGGAGGTTCGCAGCACCTACCCCATGGCCGAGCTACTGGCCTTTGGTTCCTCCAGCCAAGCCTTGAACGCCGTAGCGTTCGGCCAGGCCGACGTGTACATCGGCGACACCATCTCCACCCACTACCTGCTCAACCGCGGCCACCTGCCGCGCCTGCGCATGGCCAATTTCGGCCAGCACGAGGCCATCGGTTTCGGCTTTGCCGTGCGCCAGCAGGACACGCTGCTGCTGGCGCTGGTGAACGCCACACTCGACAGCCAGACCCCGGCCCTGCGCGCCAGCATCTTCAAACGCTGGAGCGCCGGCAGCGACCTGCTGCTGACCGACCGCAAGCTGCAACTGACTGATGCCGAGGAACACTGGCTGCAAGACCACCCGGTGATGCGCGTGACGATCGATGATACGGCTGCGCCGCTGTCGTATTTCGACGGCTCGGGGCATTTTCGCGGCATCACTGCCGACCTGCTGGAGTTCATCAGCCTGCGCACCGGCTTGCGCTTTGATGTGCAGCGTGCAAGCGGCATTGCCGACATGATCGCCCGCCTCAAGGATGGCCGCGCAGATGTGATTGCCGCACTGGCCACTGGCGGGGTTCCCGAAGATGACCTGCAGGTCAGCCGGCCCTACCTGGAAAGCGCCTTCGTGCTGGTCGGCCGCAAGGACGACCAGGCCCTGAGCACGCTGGAACAGTTGCAGGGGCATCGGGTTGCCATTACCCGCTATAGCGCCATGGACGCCATGTTGTCCCGCCACTACCCGAAAATCGGCTGGGTCGAAACTGAAAGCCCATTCTATTCCATGGCATTGCTCAATAGCGGTGCCGTCGATGCGGTGATTACCACGCTGATCGACGCCAACCATGCCTTGGCCAGCAACCCCGGGCTGGTCATCCGCACCACGGTCGGCAGCGAACCCGCCAACTTCGCCATGGCCACCAGCACCCCGTCACAGGCGATGGTGTCGATCCTCGACAAGGCATTGCTGAGCATCTCGCCTGAAGACAAAGGTACGCTATTTTCTAATAAACTAACGTCCAGCATTTTTCCCGGAGCCAGTCCATGCCCAAGGCATACGCTTACGTCAGATGGTCAACCGCCGAGCAAGGCGAAGAAGGCCGCGACAGCCACGACCGTCAGACCACCCCATTACAAGCGTTTACAGAGGCTACGGGCATCCCAGTGGTCGAAACGGTCATTGACAAGGGTATCAGTGCCTTCCGGGGTGCAAACGCCCGGATCGGCCAACTCAAAGGCCTTTTGGACAGAATCGAAAACGGCGAGATCGAGCGTGGCGATTACATCATCGTTGAATCCATCGACCGTCTCACCCGCCAGAAACTCACGGACTCGGTAG